The Fibrobacter sp. UWB15 genome includes the window TTCATTCACCAAATGGACAATGCCGAGAGTTTCGAGTTTTGAATGAATATCAATATCAACCAATTCCGAAATATCCCTCACCTCAACCTTATTGCCCTCGCGAATCGCCCGCGGCAAGAAGATATTTTCAAGCACGGTAAATTGCGGCAAGAAAACGGATTCTTGTGGAATGTAGCCGATTTTATCGTTACGAATTGCGGAAAGTTCAGCATCTGTCAAACTTGCAAAATCAACACCATTAAAAATGATAGATCCCTGCGAGGGGCGATTGATTCCCGAAAGGAGCGATAAAAGCGTACTCTTTCCGCTTCCGGATTCGCCATAGATTACCGAGAAATCACCGGACCAGGCAAAAAATTCCACATTATCAACTGCGTTAAATTCTTCGCCGCGACGGATATAGGTTTTATATAAATTAGAGACGTTTAAAATCAATGTTCTACCTCCCTCAAAGCGGCGTAGGCATCAATCTTGCTCACCTTATTTGCCACACCATAAACAGCCAACGGCCCCACCGAATGCAAAAGCAAAACCACCACAGCGTAAACAGCGGCGATTTCGGCATTTCCAGGAACAATAAAGGGCACGTTCACATGTTCGCCAATCCAAATTTTAAAAGTGAAAAACGTCACGCTCGAAAGCAGCAAGCCAATGTACGTTCCTACCGCCGAAACCAGCAGCGATTCGCCCAGCACAAGAGTCCTTAAACGTTTGCGGGCATAACCCACAATTCGCAAAAGCGCATATTCACGCCTGCGTTCGCGAGTCGACAGTGAAAACGAAATCACAATCGCGGCAACCGCAATCACCAAGAAAAGGGCCACGATTGACCACACCACAATCTGCAAGAAATTCGCCGACTTTTCAAGACCCGAGAACAAATCTTTGCGGGTGCGAATCTGCACGCCGTCAAAGCGGGTATGAATTTCTCGAGAGAGGCGCTCGATATCGGCCCCTGCGCGCAATTTAATTAAAACGCTGGAGTAAATCGGCGAATCCGAGCCCTCGGACTTGACATCTTGATGCAAGAAAATCACGCCCTTGGCCTTAGCCGCCTCGCGGATATCGGCAAGTGTTGCCACATCTACAAAAACGGCCTGATCCAACTTGTTGCCAACCGGTTCAAGACTGGCCGCCACAGGGTATTCATGGTCAAAGAACCTGACAGTCCTTTTCTCGCCCACGCTAATTTCACTGCCCACCACGATAGCACCCTTAGGGAGTTTATCCGTAAGGACCTCGTGAATCCAGGGCTGAATCACAAAATCAGAAGCCGGCTCGAAACCGATAATCATGACTTTCTGTTCGCAGCAGCTAGAATTCAAGGTGGTCAAAAAATACTGCGGCGTCGCAATTTCTACGCCGTCAAGGCCACGAATAAATTCCAGCGAGCCCTGCGGCAAATAGGCATACTTTGAATCGCCCTGCAAAAGAACCGATTGATCATTAATCTCGGTCCCCTGCGGAATCACAATGACATCGGCCCCCAAGCGAGACGAAAGGCGATTCAGGCCCTTTGAAAGCGAAAACGACAAAAGCCCGCCCACCAAAAGCACCGAGGCGAGCAAAGCAATCAAAAGTGAAAGCCCAAAACTACGGAAAGGGTTTCGCAAGTAATTTTCAATAATCAAATTCAAATCAGTCTTGTTCATTTCGCCTCCTCAGTTTTAAGTAAATCAAATTCAGCGCCGCAAAAAGTGCAATCAGCACACCAAAAACAGCAAGTACCGGACCCGTTATCACGTGACATGCCATTTGAGCGTGCTGGCATGTTCCGACAATTACCGTTGGCACAAGCGAAACAAAAACACCCACCACAAGCGTTACTGCAGAAAGAATAACATGTGCTTTCTTTTTAAGGAGCCCCGCAGCAACGACGGCATTTGCTAGCAACGCAAGTCCTAAAAAAGCATCTACCGTCGTCGAAATTTCACAGCTCATGGTTCCACCACCCATCGGATGGCAAACAGGCAAAATCAACTTGGTAAGTACAATCAGCAATACGCCGAAAATAAGATTAGCAACAACAAATACTTTGTACTGTTTCATGGCACTCTCCTTAAAAATTTTCGGTGCATAAATTAAAAAGGTATACCGAAAATGTCCAATACTATATCACTATGATTTGTTATAGGTTTTTATTATAACACAGACAAATTCAACAGCGTCGCACATATAGAAAAATTCAATAATTCGGCATAAGAATTAAGTATTGGACGCTATCAAAAACCACATCTATATTTGCTTTCAAAAAAAATTAAGGAGAGTATAATGTCAAATCAATTTTCTTTTGATACGCTTAAATTGCACGCAGGCTATAATCCTGCTGAACACAACCACGCCGTTTCGGTGCCCATTTACCAGACAACCGCATTTACGCTCGACACCGTAAAGCGTAGCGACGATCTGTTTTATTTCGACAGCGCCGAAGCACTTTATACACGACTTTCTAATCCGACAACGGATGTACTTGATGCGCGCCTTACGGCACTCCACCCGGGAGCAACCGGAGCTGTCACGCTTTCTTCGGGCATGGCAGCGGTTACGTATTCGCTTTTGAACGTCACAGCAGGCAAAGGCAGAATCCTTGCAACAGCTCGTTCTTACGGCGGATCTTTCGATAGTTTCGAACAAATCTTCGGAGAGACGGGCGTCAAGTATGACATTGTAGAAAACCCTGACGATCCGGCAAATTTCGAGGCACTCGTTAAAGAAGACACCAAGGTAATCTACATCGAATCGATCACCAACCCGAACGCCACCATTCTGGATATCGAAGCGATCGCAAATATCGCCCACAAGCATGGAATTCCGCTGATTGTCGACAACACGGTGGCAACCCCCTACTTGCTGAACCCCTTTGATTTTGGCGCCGACGTGGTTGTTTATTCGGCCACCAAGGGCCTTACGGGTCACGGAAACGTGATTGCCGGTGCCATTGTAGAAAACGGCAAGTTCAACTGGAAAAACGGAAAGTTCCCGCAGTTTGACGGCCAGCCGCATTTCTTGGTGTCGCAGCAGGGCGTACCCCGCAGTTTTTACGACGTGTTCCCGAATACGCCATTCACCGGCCGTATCCGCGCCATTCACCTGAATTACCTGGGCGGTGCCATCGCCCCGTTCAATTCCTACCTGGTGCTTCTTGGAATTGAAACCCTTTCGGAACGTCTTTCGAAATCGGTAAAGTCTGCTGAAAAAATTGTAGAATTTTTGGAAACGCGCCCCGAGGTTTCTTGGGTCAATCACCCGCACGCAAAAAACAGCAAGTACAAGGCGCTCGCCGCCAAGTATTTCCCCAAGGGTGCCGGAGCAATCCTGAGTTTTGGCCTTAAAAAGAACGACCGCGCAACCATTATCAAGTTCTTGGAAGCCGTTAAAGTTTTCAGTTTCCAGGCAAATATCGGTGACGCCCGTTCGCTCATTATCAACCCGTCTACAACCACCCACATCGAGCTCCCGGAACGCGCCCAGGAACTAGCCGACATCCATTCCGAAACCATCCGCCTTTCGATTGGTCTCGAAGATGTGAACGACTTGATTGCTGACCTAGAACAGGCCTTCGTCGCAATCCAATAGCGCGATTATAACCATAGTAAAACCTAAAAGGTGGCTGCATTCAGCAGTCACCTTTAGTTTATGGCACAAAGAAATTTAAATGGCGGACTCAATTGAGTCCGCCATGATAGAATTGGAGATGATTATTTTATTAAACCGTCGGCGTATTCGCTAATCGCTTTGTCCAGACGAGCAAAGATTTCTTCGATTTGGGCTTCGTTGATAATCAGCGGAGGAGCCACAATAATCGTGGAGCCGCCGCCCATCGTGAGAATGCCGTAATCGTTGCGGAGTTTCGTGATGAAGTTTCCAAGGAAGGGTTCACCCGCTGCATTCTTGCGAATCACGTCCTTATGATCCTTGCTGTAGCTGAATTCGATGGCACCGAAGAGACCCACAGAACGCACGTCACCAACAGAAGGGTGCTTTGCCTTGAGTTCCGCAAGTTTTTTCTTCAAAAGGGGTTCCTGTTTTTTCACATTGCCCTTGACATCCAAGCGGAAATATTCTTCGATACAGGCAATAGCCGCCGCAACGCCGAGCGGATGCGCATTATAGGTAAGCCCTGCGGTAAAGGCATTTTCCTCATAATAATTCGCAATCTTTTCGCTAATGAGCACGCCGCCGAGCGGAGCGTAAGCGCTGTTCACACCCTTTGCAAAAGTAATCAAGTCCGGTTCCACGCCGTCGGCCTGGCAAGCGAACCATTCACCCGTGCGCAAGAAGCCACTCATGACTTCGTCGCACACCATCAAAATTCCGTACTTGTCGCAGATTTCGCGGACACCCTTCAGGTATCCCTTGGGGTAAAGATAAACGCCGTTAGAACCCGTGACCGATTCAATAAACACAGCCGCCACCGATTCCGGGCATTCCTGCTGAATCTGGTATTCCAGGCGAGAAAGGAAATGCTTGGTCGCTTCTTCTTCGGTCTTGAACTTGATATCGTAACCGTAAAGGTGCGGAGCCGGATACTTGATGAATCCGGGAATCGTCGGGAACAGCGAAGCGCGTTCGCTTTCGCCCGTCAAGCTCGACGCACCGTAAGTGCTTCCGTGATAAGATTCATACTTCGAGAAAATCTTGTCGCGGCCCGTAAACGCCTTCACAAAACGAATGGCAAATTCATTCGCTTCGGAGCCACCCAGTGTAAACAGCACCTTTTTCATGTTCTTCGGGGCAATCTTTTCAATCAAGAGTTCGCTGAGTTCGCCAGCTTCGGCAAAGGCATGACGCGGAGCGATGTAAGCCAAACGTTCCACCTGCTTTTGCACCGCTTCAATAATGTGGCGGTTATTAAAGCCGATATTCACGTTCACCAGTTCCGACGCAATATCGATGTATTCCTTGCCTGCACCATCGTAAACGTAGATACCGTCGGCATGGTCTACAAAGAACGGCTTGTAATCTTTATGGGGGGCATTCGCGAAAGAAAACAGGTTATACTTTCGGGCCTTTTCATAAGAGGCGGCATTTTCTCCCGCCACATAACTAACGTTATTTGACATAGTACTCTCCTTAATTTTTGGAACAAATATAGGTGCAATTTTAGTCGCTGTCCAATACTTTGTTTTTAGCGCTCGTTATCAATTTTTCCGATAACAAATCCATCTAGACTAAATGACGTATTCCGGCGCCGTATTGGAACGTGCAAGATTAAAGCGTTCCAAAATATTGCGGCGTTTTTCCAGGAACTGCGCCGAGCCTCTTTCACGCGGGAAGCTGTCGCGAATTTCAAGCACCTCGCTAATGCGCCCCGGACGCGGCGTCATAATCACGATACGATCAGACAAATAAAGCGCTTCGTCAATATCGTGGGTCACCAAAATCATCGTGGTATTGCGTTCCTTGCGAAGTTCCAAAAGCAAGTTCTGGATGTCTGCACGGGTAAACGAATCCAGCGCCCCCATGGGTTCATCGAGCAACAAGATTTCAGGATCATTAATCAACGCACGCGCAATTGCCACGCGCTGCGCCATACCGCCACTAATCTGGTGCGGGAAATTCTTTTCGAATCCGCCAAGACCGATTTTTTCGATAAAATCGTGAACCTTACCCTTATTCTGCTTATAAACGCCACGAATCTTGAGACCCATCGCGATGTTATCTTCTACCGTGAGCCACGGGAAAAGGCAACCCTGCTGGAACACATAACCGCGCTTGGAATCTGGCCCATGCACCGGTTCACCATCAAGAATAATCTTGCCCTCTTGAACCGGGTCAAGCCCCGCAATCAAGCGCAAAAGCGTCGTTTTACCGCAACCCGATGCACCCAGAATCGAAATGAATTCGCCCTCAAAAACAGAAAGATTGATATCTTTCAAAATCTGCCGC containing:
- a CDS encoding ABC transporter ATP-binding protein, producing MILNVSNLYKTYIRRGEEFNAVDNVEFFAWSGDFSVIYGESGSGKSTLLSLLSGINRPSQGSIIFNGVDFASLTDAELSAIRNDKIGYIPQESVFLPQFTVLENIFLPRAIREGNKVEVRDISELVDIDIHSKLETLGIVHLVNEMPAELSGGELKRASIVRALVNNPDIVIADEPTSNLDETNAKIVFDLLGELAQSGTSVLVATHDPRGFKYGDRIYTMHKGRLLPNGESDYGGL
- a CDS encoding ABC transporter permease produces the protein MNKTDLNLIIENYLRNPFRSFGLSLLIALLASVLLVGGLLSFSLSKGLNRLSSRLGADVIVIPQGTEINDQSVLLQGDSKYAYLPQGSLEFIRGLDGVEIATPQYFLTTLNSSCCEQKVMIIGFEPASDFVIQPWIHEVLTDKLPKGAIVVGSEISVGEKRTVRFFDHEYPVAASLEPVGNKLDQAVFVDVATLADIREAAKAKGVIFLHQDVKSEGSDSPIYSSVLIKLRAGADIERLSREIHTRFDGVQIRTRKDLFSGLEKSANFLQIVVWSIVALFLVIAVAAIVISFSLSTRERRREYALLRIVGYARKRLRTLVLGESLLVSAVGTYIGLLLSSVTFFTFKIWIGEHVNVPFIVPGNAEIAAVYAVVVLLLHSVGPLAVYGVANKVSKIDAYAALREVEH
- a CDS encoding DUF4418 family protein encodes the protein MKQYKVFVVANLIFGVLLIVLTKLILPVCHPMGGGTMSCEISTTVDAFLGLALLANAVVAAGLLKKKAHVILSAVTLVVGVFVSLVPTVIVGTCQHAQMACHVITGPVLAVFGVLIALFAALNLIYLKLRRRNEQD
- a CDS encoding O-acetylhomoserine aminocarboxypropyltransferase/cysteine synthase family protein, producing the protein MSNQFSFDTLKLHAGYNPAEHNHAVSVPIYQTTAFTLDTVKRSDDLFYFDSAEALYTRLSNPTTDVLDARLTALHPGATGAVTLSSGMAAVTYSLLNVTAGKGRILATARSYGGSFDSFEQIFGETGVKYDIVENPDDPANFEALVKEDTKVIYIESITNPNATILDIEAIANIAHKHGIPLIVDNTVATPYLLNPFDFGADVVVYSATKGLTGHGNVIAGAIVENGKFNWKNGKFPQFDGQPHFLVSQQGVPRSFYDVFPNTPFTGRIRAIHLNYLGGAIAPFNSYLVLLGIETLSERLSKSVKSAEKIVEFLETRPEVSWVNHPHAKNSKYKALAAKYFPKGAGAILSFGLKKNDRATIIKFLEAVKVFSFQANIGDARSLIINPSTTTHIELPERAQELADIHSETIRLSIGLEDVNDLIADLEQAFVAIQ
- a CDS encoding aminotransferase class III-fold pyridoxal phosphate-dependent enzyme → MSNNVSYVAGENAASYEKARKYNLFSFANAPHKDYKPFFVDHADGIYVYDGAGKEYIDIASELVNVNIGFNNRHIIEAVQKQVERLAYIAPRHAFAEAGELSELLIEKIAPKNMKKVLFTLGGSEANEFAIRFVKAFTGRDKIFSKYESYHGSTYGASSLTGESERASLFPTIPGFIKYPAPHLYGYDIKFKTEEEATKHFLSRLEYQIQQECPESVAAVFIESVTGSNGVYLYPKGYLKGVREICDKYGILMVCDEVMSGFLRTGEWFACQADGVEPDLITFAKGVNSAYAPLGGVLISEKIANYYEENAFTAGLTYNAHPLGVAAAIACIEEYFRLDVKGNVKKQEPLLKKKLAELKAKHPSVGDVRSVGLFGAIEFSYSKDHKDVIRKNAAGEPFLGNFITKLRNDYGILTMGGGSTIIVAPPLIINEAQIEEIFARLDKAISEYADGLIK
- a CDS encoding ABC transporter ATP-binding protein → MTDILDKEKILKIRDVNRSFIDERTGEPRQILKDINLSVFEGEFISILGASGCGKTTLLRLIAGLDPVQEGKIILDGEPVHGPDSKRGYVFQQGCLFPWLTVEDNIAMGLKIRGVYKQNKGKVHDFIEKIGLGGFEKNFPHQISGGMAQRVAIARALINDPEILLLDEPMGALDSFTRADIQNLLLELRKERNTTMILVTHDIDEALYLSDRIVIMTPRPGRISEVLEIRDSFPRERGSAQFLEKRRNILERFNLARSNTAPEYVI